One genomic window of Terriglobales bacterium includes the following:
- a CDS encoding cytochrome c-type biogenesis protein CcmH, which translates to MSGFRKVCLTAIVMAFAVAMLGASGDTARFDELGHHRIICVCGCNQMLLECNHVGCTYSDKMRQELSAAVQNEPNDDAILQSFVREYGTTVLAAPSARGFDRVAWIMPFAVFFAATFGAAIVIRKWKERQLAPAMPSNSAAFDPYREQARRDTEL; encoded by the coding sequence ATGAGCGGTTTTCGGAAGGTCTGCTTGACTGCAATCGTGATGGCTTTTGCCGTGGCGATGCTTGGGGCCAGCGGTGATACGGCACGGTTCGACGAACTCGGACATCACCGCATCATTTGTGTCTGCGGCTGCAATCAGATGCTGCTCGAGTGCAATCACGTCGGCTGCACGTATTCGGACAAGATGCGGCAGGAGCTTTCGGCCGCCGTGCAGAACGAGCCCAACGACGACGCGATCCTGCAGTCGTTCGTGCGCGAGTATGGAACGACGGTGCTCGCCGCACCGAGTGCTCGCGGATTTGATCGTGTGGCCTGGATCATGCCGTTCGCAGTGTTCTTCGCGGCCACGTTTGGAGCCGCAATTGTGATCCGCAAATGGAAGGAGCGACAGCTGGCTCCAGCGATGCCGTCCAACTCGGCAGCGTTCGACCCATATCGGGAACAAGCTCGACGGGATACTGAGCTGTGA
- a CDS encoding cytochrome c-type biogenesis CcmF C-terminal domain-containing protein — MPLFGSFALIFALVLSAYCLFAGMTALRWQAVGIPSDRLAETARRAGIATWAGVAAAAFALVWAALNNDFSVAYILHHSNRDLPIPYKFAALWSGQEGSLLFWALLLSSYGLVLRLRHKVDVKLTAYASTILAAIQLFFLLLLNFAATPFSLVTGAIPPDGNGLNPLLQYPEMVIHPPMLYLGYVGFSVPFAFALGALIMKYPGEKWIHITRRWTMVTWCFLTCGVFLGAHWAYSVLGWGGYWGWDPVENASIFPWLTGTAFLHSVMMQEKRGMLKTWNVWLIFCTFMLSILGTFLTRSGVVSSVHAFAQSSIGDWFLWFLAVIFVVCLFFYVRNRGHLRSEHRLESLLSRESSFLFQNLVLLAACFAVLWGTLFPILSEAIQGRKETVGPPFFNRVNIPIALFLLLLTAVGPLLAWRRTSWASLKRNFTIPVVVALATGAVLIALGVRPWTDTAQLYSLMAISLAALVTATVASEFIRGGRVIARHTGQNLLASMVTLTRRNTRRYGGYIVHFGVVVIVVGLSGAAFNQQKEQEMGFGDKMQLGPYTLVCDSYTQEDNPNYSIEYAVLNVYKNGKPLFQMFPAKKFFKASQQPDTIVANHSTPKEDLYIIYAGKNFDTDRPIIKAFINPLVMWIWAGVWILIFGTVVAMVPPMTAAAVPQVQRVRPITVPLPAHTEPVEAGD; from the coding sequence ATGCCGCTGTTTGGAAGCTTCGCTCTCATCTTCGCTCTGGTTCTGAGCGCCTATTGCCTTTTTGCCGGAATGACCGCGCTGCGTTGGCAGGCGGTTGGCATTCCCAGCGATCGTCTCGCGGAAACCGCACGCCGCGCCGGCATCGCAACTTGGGCCGGAGTCGCGGCGGCAGCCTTCGCGCTGGTTTGGGCGGCGCTGAACAATGACTTCTCGGTCGCATACATCCTGCACCACAGCAATCGCGACCTGCCGATTCCATATAAGTTCGCGGCGCTGTGGTCTGGACAGGAAGGATCGCTCCTTTTCTGGGCCTTGCTGCTGAGTAGCTACGGCCTGGTGCTTCGTCTGCGGCATAAGGTGGATGTGAAGCTGACGGCGTACGCCTCCACGATTCTCGCTGCCATCCAGCTGTTCTTCCTGCTGCTTCTGAACTTTGCCGCGACTCCTTTCTCACTCGTTACCGGAGCAATCCCACCCGATGGCAATGGACTGAATCCGTTGCTGCAGTATCCCGAAATGGTCATCCACCCACCGATGCTCTATCTCGGCTACGTGGGATTCTCGGTGCCGTTCGCCTTCGCGCTCGGTGCGCTGATCATGAAGTACCCCGGCGAGAAGTGGATTCACATCACCCGCCGCTGGACGATGGTGACCTGGTGCTTCCTGACCTGCGGCGTCTTCTTGGGCGCGCACTGGGCCTATTCCGTTCTGGGCTGGGGTGGATACTGGGGCTGGGACCCCGTCGAGAATGCCTCCATTTTCCCCTGGCTCACAGGAACTGCCTTCCTGCATTCGGTCATGATGCAGGAAAAGCGCGGCATGCTGAAGACCTGGAATGTTTGGCTGATCTTCTGCACGTTCATGCTTTCCATTTTGGGAACGTTTCTGACCCGCAGCGGAGTCGTCAGCTCGGTCCACGCATTTGCGCAGTCCTCGATCGGCGACTGGTTTCTCTGGTTCCTGGCGGTTATCTTCGTAGTTTGTCTTTTCTTCTACGTTCGCAATCGCGGCCATCTTCGCAGCGAGCATCGGCTGGAATCGCTGCTCTCGCGCGAGTCGAGCTTCCTCTTCCAGAACCTGGTGCTGCTGGCAGCATGCTTTGCGGTGCTCTGGGGAACGCTGTTCCCGATTCTGTCCGAGGCGATTCAAGGCCGGAAGGAGACGGTTGGCCCTCCTTTCTTTAATCGCGTAAACATTCCAATCGCACTGTTCCTGCTTCTGTTGACTGCGGTTGGACCGCTGCTCGCCTGGCGTCGGACATCATGGGCCAGCTTGAAACGGAACTTCACGATTCCTGTCGTCGTTGCTCTTGCGACGGGCGCTGTCCTGATCGCCCTCGGAGTTCGTCCCTGGACGGACACTGCTCAGCTCTATTCCTTGATGGCGATCTCGCTCGCCGCGCTGGTTACGGCGACCGTCGCATCTGAGTTCATTCGCGGCGGACGCGTGATCGCGCGCCACACCGGTCAAAACCTGCTGGCATCGATGGTCACGCTCACGCGCCGCAACACCCGCCGCTACGGCGGATACATCGTTCACTTTGGCGTGGTAGTCATCGTCGTGGGACTCTCCGGCGCCGCATTCAATCAGCAGAAAGAGCAGGAGATGGGCTTCGGCGACAAGATGCAGCTCGGCCCCTACACGCTGGTCTGCGACAGCTACACGCAGGAAGACAATCCCAACTACTCCATCGAATATGCAGTCCTGAACGTGTACAAAAATGGGAAGCCGTTGTTCCAGATGTTTCCCGCGAAAAAGTTCTTCAAAGCCAGCCAGCAACCGGACACGATCGTCGCAAACCACTCCACGCCCAAAGAAGATTTGTACATTATCTACGCCGGCAAGAACTTCGATACTGACCGTCCGATTATCAAAGCATTTATCAATCCTCTCGTCATGTGGATTTGGGCCGGCGTGTGGATCCTGATCTTCGGCACAGTCGTGGCCATGGTGCCGCCGATGACCGCGGCTGCAGTTCCGCAAGTCCAGCGAGTTCGTCCGATCACGGTTCCTCTTCCCGCACATACCGAACCAGTCGAGGCAGGTGATTGA
- a CDS encoding response regulator — MSKTVLLVDDNPIQLSARQMVLNQAGMEVQVATSADSALALLRTLSQSQKIGVVVTDHIMPHATGSEFVHMLREINPEVPVIVISGMPEVEKEYEGMNVLFRQKPCPPAELIHLVQSAVDGSGPGK, encoded by the coding sequence TTGAGCAAGACCGTTCTTCTGGTTGACGACAATCCGATTCAGCTTTCGGCACGGCAAATGGTGCTGAACCAGGCGGGAATGGAAGTCCAGGTCGCTACCAGTGCCGACAGCGCTCTTGCCCTCCTTCGCACCCTCTCCCAATCGCAGAAAATTGGCGTTGTGGTCACCGATCACATCATGCCGCACGCCACCGGTTCCGAATTCGTCCATATGCTGCGCGAGATCAATCCGGAGGTTCCGGTCATTGTCATTAGCGGTATGCCCGAAGTGGAAAAGGAATATGAGGGGATGAACGTTCTGTTTCGTCAAAAACCCTGTCCTCCTGCCGAGCTCATTCATCTGGTGCAGTCTGCTGTGGACGGTTCCGGACCAGGAAAGTGA
- a CDS encoding DUF2934 domain-containing protein produces the protein MPRAKSPSKKASGTNGDAGTNGTTAAAVQKAPTSILQTSSAAENRAAQNETSRPSRATDTNVHPSVSEEQIRRRAYELYVQRGGTHGRHMDDWFRAETELRGRAS, from the coding sequence ATGCCAAGAGCAAAAAGTCCGAGTAAGAAGGCGTCCGGCACAAACGGTGATGCCGGAACCAACGGCACCACCGCTGCCGCTGTCCAAAAAGCCCCAACTTCAATATTGCAAACCAGTTCTGCCGCCGAGAACCGAGCGGCCCAGAACGAAACGTCGCGCCCCTCGCGCGCTACCGACACCAACGTTCATCCCAGCGTGAGCGAAGAGCAGATTCGCCGCCGCGCTTACGAACTGTATGTCCAGCGCGGAGGCACCCATGGCCGGCACATGGACGATTGGTTCCGCGCAGAGACGGAATTGCGCGGCCGCGCGTCGTAG